One genomic segment of Bacteroidota bacterium includes these proteins:
- a CDS encoding transcriptional repressor, whose amino-acid sequence MEEHLKKQFDEVKNIFSAHLETHGLRKTPERFSILEEIYSRTDHFDAESLFSHLLKNDHHISRATVYNTLELLLTCDLITKHQFGKNLAQYEKSYGFKQHDHIICVDCKKVVEFCDPRIQQIQSMMGELLNFTITHHALNLYGVCGSCQKQREMEAINNPKKIKLKPDQIKINTQN is encoded by the coding sequence ATGGAAGAACATTTAAAAAAACAATTTGATGAAGTGAAGAATATTTTTTCAGCACATTTGGAAACACATGGCTTGAGAAAAACACCTGAACGGTTTTCCATTCTTGAAGAAATTTATTCACGAACTGATCATTTTGATGCGGAGAGTTTATTTTCTCATCTATTGAAAAACGATCACCATATTAGCAGAGCAACAGTGTATAATACGCTAGAGCTTTTATTGACTTGTGATTTGATAACGAAACATCAATTTGGAAAAAACCTGGCGCAATATGAAAAATCGTATGGCTTCAAGCAGCACGATCATATTATTTGTGTGGATTGTAAAAAGGTAGTGGAATTTTGTGATCCCAGAATTCAGCAAATACAATCTATGATGGGAGAATTGCTCAACTTTACTATTACTCACCATGCTTTGAACTTGTATGGCGTTTGTGGAAGTTGTCAGAAACAACGAGAAATGGAAGCAATTAATAATCCCAAAAAAATAAAATTGAAGCCTGATCAAATTAAAATAAACACACAAAATTGA
- a CDS encoding STAS domain-containing protein, with protein sequence MEYRIEKKELPIALIELNGRLIGDYQVVDLTDEINELIEDGFVYLIFELSHLEFINSTGLNFFLKTLTKVRRQDGEVVLTNLNELLNTLMVTTKLNSFFVIEKSGEDPVAYFKEKGLIL encoded by the coding sequence ATGGAATATCGCATTGAAAAAAAGGAACTCCCAATCGCACTGATTGAATTAAATGGAAGATTGATTGGCGATTATCAGGTGGTAGATCTTACTGATGAAATAAATGAATTGATTGAAGATGGATTTGTATATCTAATTTTTGAATTATCTCATCTTGAATTTATTAATAGCACAGGATTAAATTTCTTTTTGAAAACACTCACGAAAGTGCGCAGGCAGGATGGCGAAGTGGTGCTAACTAATCTGAATGAATTGTTGAATACTTTAATGGTAACAACAAAGCTGAATTCATTTTTTGTAATTGAAAAATCCGGTGAGGACCCCGTAGCTTATTTTAAGGAAAAAGGTTTGATTTTATAA
- a CDS encoding adenylosuccinate synthase, whose amino-acid sequence MKVDVLLGLQWGDEGKGKVVDYLAEHYDIVARFQGGPNAGHTLILKDGEKFVLHTIPSGIFLENTINIVGGGVVIDPVTFRMELAKLEKHHIQFRDRLLISRKAHLILPTHKMLDAASESAKGESKIGSTLKGIGPAYMDKTGRNGLRVGDIELPDFQERYQRLKEKHLQLLQHYSDTISEIPGEAEWMDAIESLKEIQFIDSEYFLNTHLQQNKKVLAEGAQGSMLDIDFGTYPFVTSSNTITAGVCTGLGVAPQRIGEVIGISKAYCTRVGSGPFPTELFDETGEELRKLGNEFGATTGRPRRCGWIDLPALKYANMLNGVTQIAITKIDVLNTFSKIKVCTDYQYAGITSQDIPYDINGVEITPVYKEFDGWEMDISNCKSKSDLPKNLRTYIDFLENELQVRISMLSAGPEREKLIIL is encoded by the coding sequence ATGAAAGTAGATGTTTTATTAGGATTACAGTGGGGAGATGAAGGCAAAGGCAAGGTGGTAGATTATCTGGCTGAGCATTATGATATAGTAGCAAGGTTTCAGGGAGGACCGAATGCCGGACATACACTGATATTAAAAGACGGTGAAAAATTTGTGCTGCACACAATCCCTTCAGGAATATTTTTAGAAAACACTATCAATATCGTTGGTGGCGGTGTGGTAATAGATCCTGTTACCTTTCGTATGGAATTGGCTAAACTGGAAAAACATCATATTCAGTTTAGAGATCGCCTTTTGATTTCCAGAAAAGCACATTTGATTTTACCTACACATAAAATGTTGGATGCTGCTTCTGAATCTGCAAAAGGGGAATCGAAAATCGGTTCAACACTTAAAGGAATCGGACCGGCATATATGGATAAAACCGGTAGAAATGGTTTGCGTGTTGGTGATATTGAATTACCGGATTTTCAGGAAAGATATCAGCGGCTGAAAGAAAAACATTTGCAATTATTGCAGCATTATTCGGATACCATTTCAGAAATTCCGGGTGAAGCAGAATGGATGGATGCGATTGAATCATTGAAAGAAATTCAATTTATTGACAGCGAATATTTTTTAAATACGCATTTGCAACAAAATAAAAAAGTACTTGCTGAAGGTGCGCAGGGAAGTATGCTGGATATTGATTTTGGAACCTATCCTTTTGTTACTTCATCCAACACAATTACAGCAGGTGTATGCACCGGACTTGGTGTAGCTCCGCAAAGAATTGGTGAAGTAATCGGTATTTCAAAAGCATATTGTACTCGTGTGGGAAGCGGTCCTTTTCCTACAGAATTATTTGATGAAACAGGGGAGGAGTTGCGCAAATTGGGAAATGAATTTGGTGCAACTACCGGCAGACCTCGTCGCTGTGGATGGATAGATTTACCTGCTTTGAAATATGCAAATATGTTGAACGGTGTAACGCAAATTGCAATTACAAAAATTGATGTGCTGAATACTTTTTCAAAAATAAAAGTATGTACGGATTATCAATATGCTGGAATCACAAGTCAGGATATTCCTTACGATATTAATGGAGTGGAAATAACACCGGTTTATAAAGAATTTGATGGTTGGGAAATGGATATCAGTAATTGCAAATCAAAATCTGATTTGCCAAAAAACTTACGTACTTATATAGATTTTTTGGAAAACGAATTGCAAGTGCGCATCTCAATGCTTTCGGCAGGACCGGAAAGAGAAAAGCTTATTATTTTATAA
- a CDS encoding anthranilate synthase component I family protein, whose product MQSSVKRKWTDHVVDANTFKSKCMQWSGNFSKHIILDTCSNTLYSNSKFDVLFAVGEYKSINVKYGNAFSQLQTFIDESQDWLFGFLGYDLKNEVEKLQSNNSDHLEFPDLLFFVPIHIIIFKGDTVSIGTLESENIFQIISDTVVQDPFQEQGISTLQSRITKQEYLDTIARIKEHILIGDVYEMNYCFELFAENSSINPTQCFNTLIDYSASPFSALLQWDALSIISASPERFLKKSRSKIISQPIKGTIRRGISQKEDAELKHQLATSEKDKAENVMITDLVRNDLTKFAMTGSIQVDALFEIKSFRHVHQMVSTISAELKPDVQITDVIKNAFPMGSMTGAPKVMAMELIEKYERTKRGSYSGALGYITPENDFDFNVLIRSIFYNRAKKYISIQAGSAITWDSDAESEYEECLLKAESLIAILQSSANH is encoded by the coding sequence ATGCAATCGTCTGTTAAAAGAAAATGGACTGATCATGTAGTGGATGCAAATACATTTAAATCAAAATGTATGCAATGGTCGGGCAATTTTTCAAAGCATATTATTCTGGATACATGCAGTAATACTTTATATTCAAATAGCAAATTTGATGTGCTGTTTGCTGTGGGTGAATACAAGAGTATAAATGTAAAATATGGCAATGCATTTTCGCAATTGCAAACATTTATTGATGAATCGCAGGATTGGCTGTTTGGATTTCTGGGTTATGATTTAAAGAATGAAGTGGAGAAGTTGCAATCCAATAATTCCGATCATCTTGAGTTTCCTGATTTGCTGTTTTTTGTACCAATTCATATAATTATTTTTAAAGGTGATACAGTTTCCATCGGCACTTTAGAATCAGAAAATATATTTCAAATAATTTCAGATACTGTTGTTCAAGATCCATTTCAAGAACAGGGCATTTCTACATTGCAAAGCAGAATTACAAAGCAAGAATATTTAGATACTATCGCTCGTATTAAAGAACATATTTTAATTGGTGACGTGTATGAGATGAATTATTGTTTTGAGTTGTTTGCTGAAAATTCTTCTATTAATCCTACGCAATGTTTCAATACTTTAATTGATTATTCTGCTTCACCATTTTCCGCTTTATTGCAATGGGATGCCTTATCAATAATCAGTGCAAGTCCGGAGCGATTTTTAAAAAAATCAAGAAGTAAAATTATTTCTCAACCGATAAAAGGAACAATACGCAGAGGAATTTCACAGAAGGAGGATGCTGAATTAAAACATCAACTTGCAACAAGTGAAAAGGATAAAGCAGAGAATGTAATGATTACTGATTTGGTGAGAAATGATCTTACAAAATTTGCAATGACAGGTTCTATTCAGGTGGATGCATTGTTTGAAATTAAAAGTTTCAGACATGTGCATCAAATGGTTTCTACCATATCTGCTGAATTGAAACCGGATGTGCAAATTACCGATGTAATTAAAAATGCATTTCCAATGGGTAGCATGACAGGTGCACCAAAAGTTATGGCAATGGAGCTGATTGAAAAATATGAAAGAACAAAGCGAGGTTCTTATTCAGGTGCGCTCGGATATATCACTCCGGAAAATGATTTTGATTTTAATGTACTCATCCGGAGCATATTTTATAACAGGGCGAAAAAATACATTTCAATACAAGCGGGTAGTGCTATTACATGGGATTCAGATGCAGAATCTGAATACGAAGAATGTTTATTAAAAGCAGAGTCTTTAATAGCAATTTTACAATCCTCAGCAAACCATTAA
- a CDS encoding T9SS type A sorting domain-containing protein: MRFALLIFSVAIFTSVKSQQIFDNLRASQLGDSILIQWTLLADYSCNDMLLQRSVKDENFKTIFSISGICGATENISYQYLDGINLQSAQKYNYRISASSDYYISNTATIIFNNTGDRDIVIFPNPASSDFIISINNNLSIPLHAEIISLDGKILWQNVLYSHLAEIHSELANGIYILRIITDDGIIRYSKFIIQQ, translated from the coding sequence ATGCGTTTTGCACTTCTCATATTTTCAGTTGCAATTTTTACTTCTGTAAAAAGTCAGCAGATATTTGATAATCTGAGAGCTTCGCAATTAGGTGACAGCATTTTAATTCAATGGACGTTACTTGCAGATTATAGTTGTAACGATATGTTATTGCAACGTTCTGTAAAGGATGAAAATTTTAAAACTATTTTTTCTATTTCCGGTATCTGTGGTGCAACAGAAAATATCAGCTATCAATATTTGGATGGAATAAATTTGCAATCAGCACAAAAGTATAATTATCGTATTTCGGCCTCCAGTGATTATTATATCAGTAACACAGCAACAATAATTTTTAATAACACAGGTGATAGAGATATTGTAATTTTTCCCAACCCCGCATCATCTGATTTTATTATTTCAATTAATAACAATCTAAGTATTCCATTACATGCAGAAATTATTTCACTTGATGGAAAAATCCTGTGGCAAAATGTTTTGTATAGTCACCTTGCAGAAATTCATTCAGAGCTGGCTAATGGAATTTATATTTTGAGAATAATTACTGATGATGGAATAATCCGTTATTCAAAATTTATTATTCAGCAATAA
- a CDS encoding tyrosine--tRNA ligase: MQIKNFVEELRWRGMLSEIMPGTEEQLMKGSTAGYIGFDPTGDSLGVGNMVQIMTLLHFQNCGHKPIALVGGATGMVGDPSGKSAERNLLDNEILNHNIACQKKQLEKFLDFSSKENAAELVNNYDWLKEFSFLEFIREVGKHISINYMLAKDSVQNRMEKGLSFTEFSYQLIQGYDFYYLWKHKQVMLQMGGSDQWGNITTGNELIRRMEGGEAFALCTPLIKKADGTKFGKTESGNIWLDAKKTSPYKFYQFWLNASDADAENYLKIFTLFNRTETEDIIEQHRKEPHLRNLQKVLAKDITCRVHSETEFIKAQEASEILFGKSTTEALKELDEQTFLDVFEGVPTFNVSISEGISVTDLLTTATTIIASKSELRRALQENSLSINKQKITDSEALIQSADLINNKYLLVQRGKKNYFLIIAE; encoded by the coding sequence ATGCAGATAAAAAATTTTGTAGAAGAGTTACGTTGGCGAGGCATGTTGTCCGAAATTATGCCGGGCACTGAAGAACAATTAATGAAAGGCTCAACTGCTGGTTATATTGGCTTTGACCCGACGGGCGATTCATTGGGTGTGGGCAATATGGTGCAGATAATGACGCTGCTGCATTTTCAAAATTGCGGTCACAAACCCATTGCACTTGTAGGTGGCGCAACAGGTATGGTGGGTGATCCTTCGGGAAAAAGTGCTGAACGTAATTTGTTGGACAATGAAATTTTAAACCACAATATTGCATGTCAGAAAAAACAATTGGAAAAATTTTTAGATTTTTCAAGCAAAGAAAATGCGGCTGAACTTGTAAATAATTATGATTGGTTGAAGGAATTTTCTTTCTTAGAATTTATCAGGGAAGTGGGCAAACATATTTCTATCAATTACATGCTTGCAAAAGATAGTGTGCAAAATAGAATGGAAAAAGGACTTTCATTTACTGAATTCTCCTATCAATTAATTCAGGGTTATGATTTTTATTATTTGTGGAAACACAAACAGGTAATGTTGCAAATGGGTGGTAGCGATCAATGGGGAAATATTACAACGGGCAATGAATTAATTAGAAGAATGGAAGGAGGTGAAGCATTTGCACTATGTACTCCACTCATTAAAAAAGCAGACGGAACAAAATTCGGTAAAACAGAAAGTGGAAATATTTGGTTGGATGCGAAAAAAACATCCCCCTATAAATTCTATCAATTTTGGTTGAATGCAAGTGATGCGGATGCAGAAAATTATCTCAAAATTTTTACACTTTTCAATAGAACAGAAACGGAAGATATTATTGAGCAACATAGAAAAGAACCGCACTTACGCAACCTGCAAAAAGTGCTTGCAAAAGATATTACATGTCGTGTACATTCAGAAACAGAATTTATAAAAGCGCAGGAAGCAAGTGAAATTTTATTCGGTAAATCAACTACTGAAGCATTAAAGGAATTAGATGAACAAACTTTTTTAGATGTATTTGAAGGAGTGCCTACTTTTAATGTAAGTATTTCAGAAGGTATTTCTGTTACAGACCTGCTCACCACTGCTACAACTATTATAGCATCTAAAAGCGAATTGCGTCGGGCATTGCAAGAAAATTCATTGAGTATTAATAAGCAAAAGATTACAGATAGTGAAGCGCTAATTCAATCTGCTGATTTGATAAACAACAAATATTTATTAGTGCAACGAGGTAAGAAAAATTATTTTTTAATTATTGCTGAATAA
- a CDS encoding PorV/PorQ family protein: MKYLLLICISLLFFVKISEAQTARKYSNEFLSIGVSAEALGMGGSVVAGVDDVTAGYWNPAGLVLVTSDYEVGIMHSEYFAGIAKYDYAGIAIPLKEKNSALAFSIIRFGVDDIPNTLFLIGPDGSINYDNITSFSVADYGFLGSYATKLDWNDLRIGFNAKVVHRTAGYFATAWGFGLDAGAQMDKNNWQFGIMLRDITSTFNAWSFAFTDADEQVLVATGNALPENSLEITTPKIILGTGYNFDIGENFGGKSEINLDVTTDGKRNVLVSAAPFSMDPHLGIEFNYKEFIYLRGGVNNLQQAIADDATEESWIIQPNIGVGLVIGPVKLDYAYTNIGNQGEILYSHVISLALDFNKKVAPLKNQ, translated from the coding sequence ATGAAATACCTATTATTAATTTGCATATCGCTATTATTTTTTGTAAAAATTTCAGAAGCGCAAACCGCACGTAAATACAGCAACGAATTTTTATCCATCGGTGTATCTGCCGAAGCATTGGGTATGGGCGGCAGTGTGGTTGCAGGCGTAGATGATGTAACAGCCGGTTATTGGAATCCTGCCGGATTGGTATTGGTTACTTCCGATTATGAAGTTGGGATTATGCATTCTGAATATTTTGCAGGTATTGCCAAATATGATTACGCCGGTATTGCAATTCCTTTAAAAGAAAAAAATAGTGCATTAGCTTTTTCAATTATTCGATTTGGTGTGGATGATATTCCAAATACATTATTTTTAATTGGTCCGGATGGCAGTATTAATTACGACAATATCACTTCTTTTTCTGTTGCTGATTATGGCTTCCTTGGTTCATATGCAACTAAGTTGGATTGGAATGATTTGCGAATTGGATTCAATGCAAAAGTGGTACATCGCACTGCAGGATATTTTGCAACGGCTTGGGGATTTGGATTAGATGCTGGTGCGCAAATGGATAAAAATAATTGGCAGTTTGGAATTATGCTGCGTGATATAACTTCCACATTTAATGCATGGTCGTTTGCATTTACGGATGCGGATGAGCAAGTGCTTGTAGCAACCGGAAATGCCCTTCCTGAAAATTCATTAGAAATTACAACTCCTAAAATAATTCTGGGTACAGGATATAATTTTGATATAGGAGAAAATTTTGGAGGTAAATCAGAAATAAATTTAGATGTTACCACCGATGGAAAAAGAAATGTATTAGTAAGTGCAGCACCATTTAGTATGGATCCACATTTAGGAATTGAATTCAATTATAAAGAATTTATTTATCTGCGAGGTGGCGTAAATAATTTGCAACAAGCAATTGCCGATGATGCCACAGAAGAGTCCTGGATTATTCAACCGAATATCGGTGTTGGGTTAGTAATTGGCCCGGTGAAATTAGATTACGCATATACCAATATTGGAAATCAGGGAGAGATATTGTATTCACATGTTATTTCTTTAGCTCTTGATTTTAATAAAAAAGTAGCCCCATTAAAAAATCAATAA
- a CDS encoding type II toxin-antitoxin system HicB family antitoxin: MYTYKIHLQKETEGGFTVSVPALSGCITYGEDLDEAITMAKEAIELYIEELHDRGESIPEDSNTYEYSLSFN, encoded by the coding sequence ATGTACACCTATAAAATACATTTACAAAAGGAAACAGAAGGTGGATTTACTGTGTCTGTTCCCGCACTGTCCGGTTGTATTACTTATGGTGAAGATTTAGATGAGGCTATTACTATGGCAAAAGAAGCAATTGAACTTTATATAGAAGAACTTCATGATAGAGGAGAATCAATTCCTGAAGACAGTAACACCTACGAATATTCTTTAAGCTTTAATTAA
- a CDS encoding S41 family peptidase has protein sequence MDILESKYMDDINSGKLVDDAINEVLTQLDPHSVYFSEDELKQANEPLEGNFEGVGIQFNILKDTINVVNTISGGPSEKVGILSGDKIVVIDGENVAGTGINNKGVMDRLRGKKGTVVDVEISRRGSKKNLEFKITRDIIPLYSIDASYMISPEIGYIRLSKFSATTTEEFKQAITELKAEGMKNLIFDLRGNGGGYLNAAIDISDEFLPSGKLIVYTEGRAYPRQDAVATSVGSMETGKVVVLIDEGSASASEIVSGALQDWDRALVIGRRSFGKGLVQRPFNLTDGSAIRLTVSRYYTPSGRSIQKPYDEGLDVYAEELGHRLSDGELTADSLIAFPDSLKYFTSGDRIVYGGGGIMPDIYIALDTSWATDYYAQVVGKGIVNQFALEYINDNRNEFKTMYPTPFDFNSKFEVNKEVWDKFFKYAEGEEVPYDEEQYKTCEMKLTQILKASLARDLYDFEAFWIVYNSYDDAYKKAIESLNDDTFSKMKIAVN, from the coding sequence ATGGATATTCTGGAATCCAAATATATGGATGATATTAATTCAGGTAAGTTGGTTGACGATGCAATTAATGAAGTACTCACTCAATTAGATCCACACTCTGTATATTTTTCAGAAGACGAATTAAAACAAGCTAATGAACCGTTGGAAGGAAATTTTGAAGGTGTGGGTATTCAATTCAATATTTTAAAAGACACTATTAATGTAGTGAATACAATTTCCGGTGGTCCTTCAGAAAAAGTGGGCATCTTGAGCGGCGATAAAATTGTAGTGATAGATGGAGAAAATGTAGCCGGCACCGGAATAAATAACAAGGGAGTGATGGATAGATTGCGGGGGAAAAAAGGAACTGTGGTTGATGTAGAAATTTCAAGAAGAGGTTCAAAGAAAAATCTTGAATTTAAAATTACCAGAGATATAATTCCACTATATAGTATTGATGCTTCGTATATGATAAGTCCGGAAATTGGTTATATCCGATTAAGTAAATTTTCAGCAACTACTACAGAAGAATTTAAACAAGCTATCACAGAATTGAAAGCTGAAGGAATGAAAAATCTGATTTTCGATTTACGTGGAAATGGTGGTGGCTATTTAAATGCTGCAATAGATATTTCGGATGAATTTTTACCAAGTGGTAAACTGATTGTTTATACAGAAGGTCGTGCATATCCAAGGCAAGATGCAGTTGCAACTTCTGTAGGCAGTATGGAAACAGGAAAAGTAGTTGTATTAATAGATGAAGGTTCTGCATCCGCAAGTGAAATTGTTTCAGGTGCATTACAAGATTGGGACAGAGCATTAGTAATAGGAAGACGTTCATTCGGAAAGGGACTCGTACAACGTCCATTTAATTTGACCGACGGTTCTGCAATCCGTTTAACTGTATCCAGATATTATACTCCATCAGGTCGTAGTATTCAAAAACCGTATGATGAAGGTTTAGATGTGTATGCAGAAGAACTTGGACATCGTTTGTCAGATGGTGAATTAACTGCAGATTCATTAATTGCATTTCCGGATTCATTAAAATATTTTACAAGCGGTGATAGAATTGTATATGGCGGTGGTGGAATAATGCCCGACATTTATATTGCACTCGACACATCTTGGGCAACTGATTATTATGCGCAAGTGGTTGGTAAAGGAATTGTAAATCAGTTTGCATTGGAATATATAAATGATAATAGAAATGAATTTAAAACTATGTACCCCACTCCTTTTGATTTCAATTCGAAATTCGAAGTGAATAAAGAAGTGTGGGATAAATTTTTCAAATATGCCGAAGGTGAAGAAGTGCCTTATGATGAAGAACAATATAAAACCTGTGAAATGAAATTAACACAGATATTAAAAGCAAGTCTTGCTCGTGACTTATATGATTTCGAAGCATTTTGGATTGTTTATAATAGTTATGATGATGCATATAAAAAAGCAATTGAAAGCTTAAATGATGATACCTTTTCTAAAATGAAAATAGCAGTTAACTAA
- a CDS encoding DMT family transporter yields the protein MLLATLLFAIMNVLIKYLTHIPSYEIVFFRSVISFVITLGILMRLKIFPFGRGNRFWLIVRGLAGSAALLLFFYTLQHLPLATAVTIQYLSPIFTILFASILIKEPVHWKQWIFFLLAFAGVFVIKGFDPRVSLPLLGFGVLSAICAAFAYTAVRSVRDNEHALVIIFYLPLSTLPLITPYTIMHWTAPHGLDWLLLFAVGILTQSAQYLMTRAYQIEKVGNVSPFTYTGIIFAIIFGSLIFKETYSLQVILGIALVLTGVLLNFAFVNGYISTKKLKIFVRNFPGF from the coding sequence ATTTTGCTGGCAACTCTTCTGTTTGCAATTATGAATGTATTGATTAAGTATCTCACACATATTCCTTCTTATGAAATTGTGTTCTTTCGTTCTGTAATTTCATTTGTAATTACACTCGGTATTTTGATGCGATTAAAAATATTTCCTTTTGGCAGAGGCAATCGTTTTTGGTTAATAGTGCGAGGTCTTGCCGGCTCTGCTGCATTGTTATTATTCTTTTATACGTTGCAACATTTACCTTTAGCCACTGCGGTTACCATACAATATCTCTCACCCATTTTTACAATTTTGTTTGCTTCTATTCTGATAAAAGAACCGGTTCACTGGAAACAATGGATATTTTTTTTGTTAGCATTTGCAGGTGTATTTGTAATAAAAGGATTTGATCCCAGAGTTTCACTTCCACTACTTGGATTCGGAGTGTTGTCTGCAATATGTGCTGCCTTTGCATATACTGCGGTGAGAAGTGTAAGAGATAATGAACATGCATTGGTGATTATTTTTTATTTACCCCTTTCAACTCTGCCATTAATTACACCTTATACTATTATGCATTGGACAGCACCTCATGGTTTAGATTGGCTATTGTTATTTGCTGTTGGAATACTTACACAGTCTGCGCAATATTTAATGACAAGAGCTTATCAAATTGAAAAGGTGGGCAATGTTTCGCCATTCACTTACACCGGAATAATATTCGCAATTATTTTTGGTTCATTAATTTTTAAAGAAACATATTCCTTGCAAGTTATTCTTGGAATTGCTTTGGTGTTGACAGGTGTGCTATTGAATTTTGCTTTTGTAAATGGATATATTTCTACAAAAAAATTAAAAATATTTGTGAGAAATTTTCCAGGCTTTTAA